A window of Mucilaginibacter paludis DSM 18603 contains these coding sequences:
- a CDS encoding TlpA family protein disulfide reductase has protein sequence MKKTVLLLFLNFSVITINAQTAPTKADDDRGYIVKVGDLAPDNFSLKLTNGKTTTLKELHGKVVVLQFTASWCSVCRTEMPHLQKDVWEANQNKDLVLIGVDRDERLDKVQKFHADMKITYPLALDPGADIFGLFADKKSGVTRNVVIGRDGRIAFLTRLYSPTEFTAMVKVIDGLLANTSASAN, from the coding sequence ATGAAAAAGACGGTTTTATTATTATTTCTCAATTTTTCAGTTATTACCATAAATGCCCAAACCGCACCAACTAAAGCAGACGATGACCGCGGCTATATCGTTAAAGTTGGCGACCTCGCACCGGATAACTTTTCGCTGAAATTGACTAACGGGAAAACAACCACGTTAAAGGAACTGCACGGTAAGGTAGTGGTATTACAATTCACGGCCAGTTGGTGCAGCGTATGCCGGACGGAAATGCCGCATTTGCAAAAAGATGTTTGGGAAGCGAATCAAAACAAAGATCTCGTGCTGATCGGTGTTGACCGCGACGAACGTTTGGATAAGGTACAAAAATTCCATGCGGATATGAAGATCACCTACCCATTGGCACTTGATCCCGGAGCTGACATATTTGGACTTTTTGCCGATAAAAAAAGTGGCGTAACACGGAACGTGGTGATCGGCCGTGATGGCCGGATTGCATTTCTTACCCGCCTATACAGTCCCACAGAGTTCACTGCAATGGTTAAAGTGATAGACGGCCTGCTGGCCAATACGAGTGCTTCCGCTAACTAA